A single genomic interval of Deinococcus ruber harbors:
- the proS gene encoding proline--tRNA ligase: MTGNDKAKQYGVTPQSQDFNEWYNEVVIKADLADYSPVKGAMVVKPYGSALWERIVRWLDDRFKETGHESLLFPTLIPMDFIAREADHVEGFAPELFTVSKIGTEVLDEPYVMRPTSETIIGHMWSGWLNSYRDLPFLHYQWGAVFRAELRTKLFLRTSEFYWHEGHTAHADEQEARGEVMQMLSIYHEFCRDVLALPVVRGEKTASERFAGAVATYSIEGMMRDGKALQSGTSHYLGQNFSRAFNVKFQSREQKEEFAHTTSWAISSRIIGALIMTHGDDKGLMMPPNIAPIQVVIIPVSRKDNVEQMVAEAETLAGELRAQGVRVRVDKREGLSNGFKYNDWELKGIPVRLELGPRDLENGVVVVKNRNADDKETLPRGEAVAGMVARLADIQAWLLQRATDFMLENTVTADTYDEFKAAIEAGKWVRAFHSGDPESEKQIKEETKATIRNEPLDGSEFFAEREEGVCFHTGKPSGYGKRVIFGRQY, translated from the coding sequence ATGACCGGCAACGACAAGGCGAAGCAGTACGGCGTGACGCCACAATCCCAGGATTTCAACGAGTGGTACAACGAAGTGGTCATCAAGGCTGATCTGGCCGATTACAGCCCCGTCAAGGGCGCGATGGTGGTCAAGCCCTACGGAAGCGCCCTGTGGGAGCGCATCGTGCGCTGGCTCGACGACCGCTTCAAGGAAACCGGGCACGAGAGCCTGCTGTTTCCGACGCTCATTCCCATGGACTTTATCGCCCGCGAGGCCGATCACGTCGAGGGATTTGCCCCCGAACTGTTCACGGTATCGAAGATCGGCACCGAGGTGCTCGACGAACCTTACGTGATGCGCCCCACCAGCGAAACGATCATCGGGCATATGTGGTCGGGCTGGCTGAACAGTTACCGCGATCTGCCGTTCCTGCATTACCAGTGGGGCGCAGTGTTCCGCGCCGAACTGCGTACCAAGCTGTTCCTGCGTACCAGCGAGTTTTACTGGCACGAGGGCCACACTGCTCACGCCGACGAGCAGGAAGCCAGGGGTGAAGTGATGCAGATGCTCAGCATCTATCACGAGTTCTGCCGCGACGTGCTGGCGCTCCCGGTGGTGCGCGGCGAGAAGACTGCCTCCGAGCGCTTTGCAGGCGCAGTCGCCACCTACAGCATCGAGGGCATGATGCGCGACGGCAAGGCGCTTCAGAGCGGCACGTCGCACTATCTGGGCCAGAACTTCAGCCGGGCCTTCAACGTCAAATTCCAGAGCCGCGAGCAGAAAGAAGAGTTCGCGCATACGACCAGTTGGGCCATTTCCAGCCGCATCATCGGGGCGCTCATCATGACGCACGGCGACGACAAGGGCCTGATGATGCCGCCCAACATCGCGCCGATTCAGGTGGTCATCATTCCGGTCAGCCGCAAGGACAACGTTGAGCAGATGGTGGCCGAGGCCGAGACGCTGGCGGGCGAACTCCGCGCTCAGGGCGTGCGGGTGCGCGTCGACAAGCGCGAGGGCCTGAGCAACGGCTTCAAGTACAACGACTGGGAACTGAAGGGCATTCCCGTGCGTCTGGAACTGGGGCCACGCGACCTGGAAAACGGCGTGGTGGTCGTCAAGAACCGCAATGCCGACGACAAGGAGACGCTGCCAAGAGGGGAAGCAGTCGCGGGCATGGTGGCGCGTCTGGCGGACATTCAAGCATGGCTGCTTCAGCGGGCCACCGACTTCATGCTGGAAAACACCGTTACCGCCGACACCTACGACGAATTCAAGGCCGCCATCGAGGCCGGAAAGTGGGTGCGGGCCTTCCACAGTGGCGATCCCGAGAGCGAAAAGCAGATCAAGGAAGAGACGAAGGCCACCATCCGCAACGAACCGCTGGACGGCTCGGAATTCTTCGCAGAGCGCGAAGAGGGCGTGTGCTTTCATACCGGAAAACCCAGCGGCTACGGCAAACGGGTGATCTTCGGTCGTCAGTACTGA
- the infB gene encoding translation initiation factor IF-2, whose amino-acid sequence MSKVRIYTLAKDLSVDNQKLLEILDSLGVSYKSVSSTLDEDTVDAIKGILAEESAATPSAPTDSQAASQTPAESTAAPQLQSAPPTPHHKDDVTAPTSNSVPSTAAQAASGQVSSAVAVQEAPPVQAPEIPHRAPVVTIMGHVDHGKTSLLDYIRKTKVAAKEAGGITQHVGAFEAQTSKGRIVFIDTPGHEAFTTIRARGANVADIAIIVVAADDSIMPQTREAIAHAQAAKVPLIVAINKIDLPQADVERVKTDLTSVNLVPEEYGGDTVVVPVSAKTGEGVEDLLEYISLTAELEDLRADPKGEFSGVVIESKVDKQSGVLATVMVQQGTVNVGDFLVVGETYGKIKALMDSAGNRIKSAGPSTPVQVLGFSEAPVSGDKVASASNEHTAREKVSVRVDTRRTVEEARQKRKLSLEEMMGPLNEVREVNLILRADTQGSVEAIQGILAKRETPEVHLNVMLAGIGAPTEGDVLLASTAEATILCFSVVPSGAVKKVADQKEVDLKSFRIIYELIDEVDRLIKGNIEPVFEEKYLGRAEVRMLIKHPKSGTIAGSYITDGSFKRNAKAKVTRGKQVVYEGTIVGLKRFKDDVREVQKGFECGINLDWNDVMEGDIIEASEMVEVPQA is encoded by the coding sequence ATGTCGAAAGTCCGAATCTATACCCTCGCCAAAGATCTGAGCGTTGACAATCAGAAGTTGCTGGAAATTCTGGACAGCCTGGGCGTGAGCTACAAGAGCGTTTCGAGTACGCTCGACGAAGACACCGTAGATGCCATCAAGGGCATTCTGGCCGAAGAGAGCGCAGCGACCCCGAGCGCCCCCACCGATTCACAGGCAGCTTCTCAAACACCCGCCGAGAGCACCGCCGCGCCGCAACTTCAATCCGCGCCCCCCACCCCGCACCACAAGGATGACGTGACCGCACCCACTTCCAATTCTGTGCCGTCCACCGCAGCTCAGGCCGCATCAGGGCAGGTATCTTCCGCTGTCGCCGTTCAGGAGGCCCCCCCCGTGCAGGCTCCCGAAATTCCGCACCGCGCCCCCGTCGTGACCATCATGGGTCACGTCGATCACGGCAAGACCTCGCTGCTCGACTACATCCGCAAGACGAAGGTCGCGGCCAAGGAAGCGGGCGGCATCACCCAGCACGTCGGTGCTTTCGAGGCGCAGACCAGCAAGGGCCGCATCGTGTTTATCGACACGCCGGGCCACGAGGCCTTTACCACCATCCGCGCACGCGGAGCCAACGTCGCTGACATCGCCATCATCGTGGTGGCTGCCGACGACAGCATCATGCCGCAGACCCGCGAGGCGATTGCCCACGCACAGGCCGCCAAGGTGCCGCTGATCGTGGCGATCAACAAGATCGATCTGCCCCAGGCCGATGTCGAGCGCGTCAAGACCGACCTGACCAGCGTAAATCTGGTGCCGGAAGAGTACGGCGGTGACACGGTGGTCGTGCCGGTGAGTGCCAAGACCGGCGAGGGCGTCGAAGACCTGCTGGAATACATCTCGCTGACTGCCGAACTCGAAGACCTGCGGGCCGATCCCAAGGGTGAATTCAGCGGCGTCGTCATCGAGAGCAAGGTGGACAAGCAGTCGGGCGTGCTCGCCACCGTGATGGTGCAGCAGGGCACCGTGAACGTCGGTGACTTCCTGGTGGTGGGTGAAACCTACGGCAAGATCAAGGCGCTGATGGACTCGGCGGGCAACCGCATCAAGAGCGCTGGCCCCAGCACCCCGGTGCAGGTCCTGGGCTTCTCGGAAGCGCCGGTCAGCGGCGACAAGGTGGCGAGCGCCAGCAACGAGCACACCGCCCGCGAGAAGGTCTCGGTGCGCGTCGATACCCGCCGCACCGTCGAGGAAGCCCGCCAGAAGCGCAAGCTGAGCCTGGAAGAGATGATGGGGCCGCTGAACGAGGTGCGCGAGGTCAATCTGATTCTGCGTGCCGACACCCAGGGCAGCGTCGAGGCCATTCAGGGCATTCTGGCCAAGCGCGAAACGCCGGAAGTGCATCTGAACGTGATGCTCGCGGGCATCGGTGCGCCCACCGAGGGCGACGTGCTGCTGGCGAGCACCGCCGAGGCGACCATCCTGTGCTTCAGCGTGGTGCCGAGCGGAGCCGTCAAGAAGGTGGCCGATCAGAAGGAAGTCGATCTCAAGAGCTTCCGCATCATTTACGAACTGATCGACGAAGTAGACAGGCTGATCAAGGGCAACATCGAGCCAGTCTTCGAGGAGAAATACCTGGGCCGCGCCGAAGTTCGCATGCTGATCAAGCACCCCAAGAGCGGCACCATCGCCGGATCGTACATCACCGACGGGTCGTTCAAGCGCAACGCCAAGGCCAAGGTGACGCGCGGCAAGCAGGTGGTGTATGAAGGCACCATCGTGGGCCTGAAGCGCTTCAAGGACGACGTGCGCGAAGTGCAGAAGGGCTTCGAGTGCGGTATCAATCTCGACTGGAACGACGTGATGGAAGGCGACATCATCGAGGCCAGCGAGATGGTCGAGGTTCCGCAGGCCTGA
- a CDS encoding S1 RNA-binding domain-containing protein, whose product MQLDSGAVAEGRITRVTDFGAFIQFENGETGLVHISQIAHSFVRNIHDHVHEGDTIEVKVLGRDERGRLDLSIKELLEEPEEIPRPRAIGRQSPQFEAKLRSFMRDAKERGPGSIGATKKGSTGGKRKK is encoded by the coding sequence GTGCAGCTTGATTCTGGTGCGGTGGCTGAGGGCCGCATTACGCGCGTCACCGACTTCGGCGCGTTTATTCAGTTCGAGAACGGTGAGACGGGTCTGGTGCACATCTCCCAGATCGCCCACAGCTTCGTGAGGAACATTCACGATCACGTTCACGAAGGCGACACCATCGAGGTCAAGGTGCTGGGGCGCGACGAGCGAGGCCGCCTCGATCTCTCGATCAAGGAGCTGCTGGAGGAGCCGGAAGAGATTCCCCGGCCCCGCGCCATCGGACGCCAGAGTCCTCAGTTCGAAGCCAAGCTGAGAAGCTTTATGCGCGACGCCAAGGAGCGCGGCCCCGGCAGCATCGGCGCGACCAAAAAGGGCAGCACTGGCGGCAAGCGCAAGAAGTAA
- a CDS encoding rhodanese-like domain-containing protein has protein sequence MHPQNFVFVALLGLSSVTLAAPASGFLSPAQLSAALTARARGQQTFTLINVHVPYEGRIAGTDLLLPYDTIGQNKKLPANKKAALILYCRSGNMSAQAHDTLNRMGYTNVRELQGGFDAWKDAGYLLKE, from the coding sequence ATGCATCCTCAAAACTTTGTGTTCGTTGCCCTGCTGGGTCTGAGTTCTGTGACCCTGGCGGCTCCTGCATCCGGCTTTCTGTCGCCTGCCCAGCTCAGCGCGGCGCTGACGGCAAGGGCCAGAGGCCAGCAGACGTTCACACTTATCAACGTGCATGTTCCCTACGAAGGGCGCATCGCGGGCACCGATCTGCTGCTGCCGTACGACACCATCGGGCAGAACAAGAAGTTGCCCGCCAACAAAAAGGCGGCGCTGATCCTGTACTGCCGCTCGGGCAACATGAGTGCCCAGGCGCATGACACGCTCAACCGCATGGGCTATACCAACGTCCGCGAATTGCAGGGCGGCTTCGATGCCTGGAAAGACGCGGGCTATCTCCTGAAAGAGTGA
- a CDS encoding YlxR family protein has translation MDALALAPRPTHIPERSCVACRRKRPQSEFLRLVRTAGVWALQAGVRSGRGAYVCADSPSCWAEKRLRRAFGAQAPALSAVLTAAFPSLPLQESTRRQANNASRHVQHTAME, from the coding sequence ATGGACGCCCTCGCCCTCGCCCCAAGGCCCACCCACATTCCCGAGCGGAGCTGTGTGGCCTGCCGCCGCAAACGCCCCCAGAGCGAGTTTCTGCGGCTGGTCAGGACGGCGGGCGTATGGGCTTTGCAGGCGGGCGTTCGCAGCGGGCGCGGAGCGTATGTGTGCGCTGATTCACCGAGCTGCTGGGCCGAGAAACGGCTGCGGCGGGCCTTCGGAGCGCAGGCTCCGGCGCTGAGTGCCGTGCTGACGGCGGCGTTTCCCAGCCTCCCCCTTCAGGAGTCCACCCGCAGACAGGCGAACAACGCCTCACGCCATGTTCAACACACCGCTATGGAATAA
- a CDS encoding DUF2171 domain-containing protein translates to MTQNNEISDRIASDLKARLEQEGEHLQVKDVNGEHVGTVDHLEGDQLKLTRTDSPDGEHHYVPLSQVESMDEVAVYLNVAHSDLK, encoded by the coding sequence ATGACCCAGAACAACGAAATCAGCGACCGTATTGCCAGTGACCTCAAGGCCCGTCTGGAGCAGGAAGGCGAGCATCTGCAAGTGAAGGACGTGAACGGTGAGCACGTGGGCACTGTCGATCATCTGGAAGGCGATCAGCTCAAGCTGACCCGCACCGACAGCCCCGACGGCGAGCACCACTATGTTCCGCTCTCTCAGGTCGAGAGCATGGACGAAGTGGCCGTGTACCTGAACGTGGCCCACAGCGATCTGAAGTAA
- the nusA gene encoding transcription termination factor NusA has product MTQSDIPNFAEALREVAQARNINELALIEAFEQSLSQAYNRNVEPDKRVEVHLDPESGELEVLIVREVVEKVEDENVQISLADALELDPEVEIGMEMEFPVDREKFSRIALQAAKQTLTQKMRETERNLVFNEYKDKEGQVINATVVRMDNKQNYFVELGAGEAILPPREQIPGERLLNGNRVKVYLKEVRKTPKGPTILASRADERLLDYLLRQEIPEVANGIVEVKAIAREAGQRSKVAVFSHNSNVDPIGACIGHRGNRIQAVTGELGRERVDVILWDGNTREFIRNALSPAKVGFIEVNVDTGEANVTVTPDQLSLAIGKGGQNVRLAAKLTGFKIDLRETQAVSDLDAAMQQAMQEEAMSSETSSSAKSAFDALFKDAKSVATASPDGTQDIQD; this is encoded by the coding sequence ATGACCCAGTCCGATATTCCCAATTTTGCCGAGGCACTGCGCGAGGTGGCGCAGGCCCGAAACATCAACGAGCTTGCGCTGATCGAGGCTTTCGAGCAGTCGCTGTCTCAGGCCTATAACCGCAACGTCGAACCCGACAAGCGCGTCGAAGTGCATCTCGACCCCGAAAGCGGCGAGCTGGAAGTGCTGATCGTGCGCGAGGTGGTCGAGAAGGTCGAGGACGAGAACGTTCAGATCTCACTGGCCGACGCGCTGGAACTCGATCCGGAAGTCGAAATCGGGATGGAGATGGAATTCCCGGTCGACCGCGAGAAGTTCTCACGCATCGCGCTTCAGGCCGCCAAGCAGACGCTGACCCAGAAGATGCGCGAGACCGAGCGCAACCTGGTGTTCAACGAGTACAAGGACAAGGAAGGCCAGGTTATCAATGCCACGGTCGTCCGGATGGACAACAAGCAGAACTACTTCGTGGAGCTGGGCGCGGGCGAGGCGATTCTGCCGCCCCGCGAGCAGATTCCCGGCGAGAGACTGCTGAACGGCAACCGCGTCAAGGTGTACCTGAAGGAAGTTCGCAAGACGCCCAAAGGCCCGACCATTCTGGCAAGCCGCGCCGACGAACGCCTGCTCGATTACCTGCTGCGCCAGGAGATTCCCGAAGTCGCCAACGGCATCGTGGAGGTCAAGGCGATTGCCCGCGAGGCCGGACAGCGCAGCAAGGTGGCGGTGTTCTCGCACAACAGCAACGTCGATCCTATCGGCGCGTGCATCGGGCACCGTGGCAACCGCATCCAGGCGGTCACGGGCGAACTGGGCCGCGAGCGCGTGGACGTGATCTTGTGGGACGGCAACACCCGCGAGTTCATCCGCAACGCGCTGTCGCCCGCCAAGGTCGGCTTTATCGAAGTCAATGTGGATACCGGTGAGGCGAACGTGACGGTCACGCCCGATCAGCTCTCGCTGGCGATTGGCAAGGGCGGTCAGAACGTGCGTCTGGCAGCCAAGCTGACCGGCTTCAAGATCGATCTGCGCGAGACGCAGGCCGTGTCCGACCTGGACGCCGCGATGCAGCAGGCGATGCAGGAAGAGGCGATGAGCAGCGAAACCAGCAGCAGCGCCAAGAGTGCCTTCGACGCGCTGTTCAAGGATGCCAAGAGCGTGGCGACCGCCTCGCCCGACGGCACCCAGGACATTCAGGACTGA
- the rimP gene encoding ribosome maturation factor RimP: MTDSSAHNPDNSSASAASPAGQSQNLQSIAAHVLTPLGFEVLEVQIQNPGRNPVVVVRIDRLDEQPVSIEDLTAASRAVGDEYDRLDPIRSEYRLELESPGAKRPLLRSRHFERMHGLKAKVRGSGHTFTAPITAVQGDDVTFDTDNGPVTLRIGDFQANLAEFPPEHR, encoded by the coding sequence ATGACGGATTCTTCAGCCCACAACCCAGACAATTCAAGCGCTTCAGCGGCCTCGCCTGCGGGCCAGAGCCAAAACCTTCAGAGCATCGCGGCCCATGTCCTGACACCGCTGGGCTTCGAGGTACTGGAGGTACAGATTCAGAACCCCGGCAGAAACCCGGTGGTGGTCGTCCGTATCGACCGCCTCGACGAACAGCCGGTCAGCATCGAAGACCTGACGGCAGCCAGCCGCGCCGTGGGCGACGAGTACGACCGCCTTGACCCGATTCGCAGCGAGTACCGCCTGGAACTCGAATCGCCCGGAGCCAAGCGCCCACTGCTCAGAAGTCGTCACTTCGAGCGAATGCACGGCCTGAAGGCAAAGGTGCGCGGCAGCGGCCACACCTTTACTGCGCCGATTACAGCAGTGCAGGGCGACGACGTGACCTTCGACACCGACAATGGCCCGGTCACGCTGCGAATCGGTGATTTCCAGGCGAATCTGGCCGAATTCCCACCAGAACACCGGTAA
- a CDS encoding amidohydrolase family protein has translation MSYQPTLYTADILYTGMGLPIRDGGVVVSGQTVAAAGPRADLRANYPQAQEVRVGRVISPPPVNAHTHLDMSLYQFQSLPYFDWIPQVAIAGRAQRGLEGAQTGLEAIERSGAAALGDIVWHEGVMEWLLTQSQVPGVAYWEVLDPNPATAAETFARTRERVERWRRLERPGGMRLGLSPHASHTVSHTLFRLLAEYAAAEGLPMQIHVLEHPSEAELFATGGGPLAASMARMVPGLSIPDILGRSPAPDLTAISYLESLGVLRARPTLIHMVNVTPADIKAVAQAGCPVVTCPRSNRNLHCGLFPWADYAAAGVEVALGTDSVASGETLDIHDEIRAAWALHPNLDPRQVVRAAVKGGMRVVGGRVPFIRRGDAWDAGYIWPQ, from the coding sequence ATGAGCTACCAACCGACCCTCTACACCGCCGACATCCTGTACACCGGTATGGGCCTGCCGATTCGTGACGGCGGGGTGGTGGTGTCCGGGCAGACGGTGGCGGCAGCGGGGCCACGTGCCGATCTGCGGGCCAATTATCCGCAGGCGCAGGAAGTGCGGGTGGGCCGGGTTATCTCGCCGCCACCCGTGAACGCCCACACCCACCTCGACATGAGCCTGTATCAGTTCCAGTCGCTGCCGTATTTCGACTGGATTCCGCAGGTCGCCATTGCAGGGCGGGCGCAGCGCGGATTGGAGGGCGCACAGACCGGCCTGGAGGCGATTGAACGCAGCGGCGCGGCAGCCCTGGGCGATATCGTGTGGCACGAGGGCGTGATGGAGTGGCTGCTCACGCAGTCGCAGGTGCCGGGCGTGGCGTACTGGGAAGTGCTCGACCCCAACCCCGCCACCGCCGCCGAAACGTTTGCCAGAACACGTGAGCGTGTCGAGCGCTGGCGCAGGCTGGAGCGCCCCGGTGGGATGCGGCTGGGACTGTCGCCGCATGCCAGCCATACCGTGTCTCACACGCTGTTCCGGCTGCTGGCCGAGTACGCGGCAGCAGAGGGGCTGCCGATGCAGATTCACGTACTGGAACACCCTTCGGAGGCCGAGTTGTTCGCCACCGGGGGCGGGCCGCTCGCCGCTTCGATGGCGCGGATGGTGCCGGGTCTGAGCATTCCCGACATCCTGGGCCGTTCCCCCGCCCCCGACCTGACCGCCATCTCGTATCTGGAAAGCCTGGGCGTGCTGCGGGCGCGGCCCACCCTGATTCACATGGTCAACGTGACGCCCGCCGACATCAAAGCGGTGGCGCAGGCGGGCTGTCCGGTGGTTACGTGCCCCAGATCGAACCGTAATCTGCACTGCGGCCTGTTTCCCTGGGCCGACTACGCGGCGGCAGGTGTAGAAGTGGCGCTGGGCACCGACAGCGTGGCAAGCGGCGAAACGCTCGACATTCACGACGAGATCCGGGCGGCCTGGGCGCTGCATCCGAATCTCGATCCGCGTCAGGTGGTGCGGGCGGCAGTGAAAGGCGGCATGCGCGTGGTGGGCGGGCGCGTGCCGTTCATCCGGCGCGGCGATGCCTGGGATGCGGGGTATATCTGGCCGCAGTAA
- a CDS encoding septum site-determining protein MinC, translating to MKLRGALGGLNLLIEASDTQETLETGLRERQELLAQRVTIELAADADAGALQAAFAAVRAAGGELGRVRGPRQPAAASAPVPSPGAPSLTDVPAAPPPMQRSEAPPSLDSSQTVVVHHGLRAGFRGEYRGSVVVLGDVNPGAELVAGGDIIVLGALRGMVHAGAEGRTDAIVYARPIASAQIRIAGAVARSAEDNVLESMKRMQEKAEAELARLQNGVIQIESYHPQRG from the coding sequence ATGAAACTGCGCGGCGCTCTGGGCGGCCTGAATCTGTTGATCGAAGCGTCGGACACCCAGGAAACATTGGAAACTGGACTGCGCGAGCGTCAGGAATTGCTGGCTCAGCGCGTCACCATCGAACTGGCCGCCGATGCCGATGCAGGCGCACTTCAGGCAGCCTTTGCCGCTGTGCGGGCAGCGGGCGGCGAACTCGGACGGGTGCGCGGCCCCCGTCAGCCTGCTGCTGCTTCCGCCCCTGTTCCCTCTCCTGGTGCTCCGAGCCTGACCGATGTGCCTGCCGCGCCGCCGCCCATGCAGCGAAGCGAAGCGCCGCCCTCCCTCGACAGTTCTCAGACGGTGGTGGTGCATCACGGGTTGCGGGCAGGTTTCCGGGGAGAATACCGGGGCAGCGTGGTGGTGCTGGGCGACGTGAACCCCGGTGCAGAACTGGTGGCGGGCGGCGATATCATCGTGCTGGGGGCGCTGCGCGGAATGGTGCACGCCGGGGCTGAAGGCCGCACCGACGCCATCGTGTACGCACGGCCCATCGCCAGCGCTCAGATACGCATCGCCGGAGCGGTGGCCCGCAGCGCCGAAGACAACGTGCTGGAAAGCATGAAACGCATGCAGGAGAAAGCGGAAGCGGAACTGGCAAGATTGCAGAACGGCGTGATCCAGATCGAGTCCTATCATCCGCAGCGCGGCTAG
- a CDS encoding GNAT family N-acetyltransferase: MTTTFELHDPRTLGLETRLEVARLNAEAYAYANPDEPPLNPEVGAEDLLQSWGDERMTLLLAREGEQLIAQGRLSYDLKQNTDKGNLHVVVRPGERRRSVGRQIVARLAQEALKLNRTSYYAATSSRSPDGEAFLAALGARASLPSIISELYLKNLDQAMLQRWVTRPEGDPYRLHRFQHVPEHELGRVANVYDVMNTAPRGDLEFEDWVTTPEHIQSQQTAYAAIGGKTLLYVVEHLPTEQFVAFSQVGWHPTRAALIDQWGTGVHPDHRGQGLGKWVKAAVLQDLPAHNPEGLKIYTGNADVNAAMLGINRALGYAPAFNRIEWQGQTQDILAAVSANA, translated from the coding sequence ATGACCACGACGTTTGAGCTGCACGATCCGCGCACGCTGGGGCTGGAAACGCGGCTGGAAGTGGCCCGCCTGAATGCCGAAGCCTACGCGTATGCCAATCCCGATGAGCCGCCTCTGAACCCCGAAGTGGGCGCTGAAGACCTGCTTCAGAGCTGGGGAGACGAGCGAATGACTCTGCTGCTGGCCCGAGAAGGCGAACAGCTGATTGCTCAGGGCCGCCTTTCTTACGACCTGAAGCAGAACACCGACAAGGGCAATCTTCATGTGGTGGTGCGTCCGGGCGAGCGTCGGCGCAGCGTCGGCAGGCAGATCGTGGCGCGGCTGGCACAGGAAGCCCTGAAGCTGAACCGCACCAGCTATTACGCCGCGACCAGCAGCCGAAGCCCCGACGGAGAAGCGTTTCTCGCTGCCCTTGGAGCCAGAGCCTCGCTGCCGTCCATCATCAGCGAGCTGTATCTGAAGAATCTGGATCAGGCGATGCTTCAGCGCTGGGTCACGCGGCCAGAAGGCGACCCGTACCGCCTGCACCGCTTCCAGCATGTGCCCGAGCACGAACTGGGCCGTGTGGCGAACGTCTATGACGTGATGAATACTGCCCCGCGTGGAGATCTGGAATTCGAGGACTGGGTCACGACGCCCGAGCATATCCAGAGCCAGCAGACAGCGTATGCCGCCATCGGTGGAAAGACGCTGCTGTATGTGGTCGAGCATCTTCCCACCGAACAGTTTGTGGCCTTCTCACAGGTTGGCTGGCACCCGACGCGGGCCGCACTGATCGACCAGTGGGGAACAGGTGTTCACCCCGACCACCGGGGGCAGGGGCTGGGGAAATGGGTCAAGGCGGCGGTGCTACAAGACCTGCCAGCCCACAACCCCGAGGGTCTGAAAATCTATACCGGAAACGCCGATGTCAACGCCGCCATGCTCGGCATCAACCGCGCCCTGGGCTATGCCCCTGCCTTCAACCGCATTGAATGGCAGGGACAGACCCAGGACATTCTGGCAGCCGTCAGCGCCAACGCCTGA
- a CDS encoding quinone oxidoreductase family protein — MQAIQITENGGPEVLNIQELSLPNPAPGEAQVRLTYAGLNFVDVYQRQGGRQAPRLPAVLGKEGVGVVAALGEGVEGLTVGQRVAFGTAARGAYAQSINLPAWQLAPVPDGVSDEQAAAVMLQGMTAHYLAHSTFELKAGQVAVVHAAAGGVGGLLVQIAARLGATVLATAGSPEKLALARDLGAHLTASYDEFAALAREYGGAHVVYDGVGRATFDAGLDALRVRGLMCLYGAASGAVPPVEPQVLNEKGGLFLTRPSLVYYTQTAEELRWRAADLFAWIAAGELKVRIDQIFPLAQVADAHRYIEGRKTLGKVLLSL; from the coding sequence ATGCAAGCCATCCAAATCACCGAAAATGGCGGCCCCGAAGTCCTGAACATCCAGGAACTCTCCCTCCCGAACCCAGCCCCCGGCGAGGCCCAGGTACGCCTGACCTACGCGGGCCTGAACTTCGTCGACGTGTACCAGCGTCAGGGCGGGCGGCAGGCTCCCAGGCTTCCAGCGGTGCTGGGGAAGGAGGGCGTCGGTGTGGTGGCGGCGTTGGGCGAGGGAGTCGAAGGCCTGACGGTTGGGCAACGGGTCGCCTTCGGGACGGCGGCGCGGGGGGCGTATGCTCAGAGCATCAACCTTCCGGCGTGGCAGCTTGCACCTGTGCCAGACGGCGTCAGCGACGAACAGGCCGCCGCCGTGATGCTTCAGGGCATGACGGCCCATTATCTGGCACACAGTACCTTCGAGCTGAAGGCCGGACAAGTGGCGGTTGTACACGCGGCGGCAGGCGGCGTCGGGGGACTGCTGGTGCAGATCGCGGCGCGGCTGGGAGCGACGGTGCTGGCGACCGCAGGCAGCCCGGAAAAACTGGCGCTGGCACGCGATCTGGGGGCGCACCTCACCGCCAGTTACGACGAATTTGCAGCGCTGGCCCGTGAGTACGGCGGCGCACATGTGGTGTATGACGGCGTGGGCCGTGCCACCTTCGATGCTGGCCTGGACGCGCTGCGGGTGCGTGGGCTGATGTGCCTGTACGGAGCTGCCAGCGGCGCGGTGCCGCCCGTCGAGCCGCAGGTGCTGAACGAGAAAGGCGGCCTCTTCCTGACGCGGCCTTCACTGGTGTACTACACCCAGACTGCCGAGGAACTGCGCTGGCGGGCCGCCGACCTGTTCGCCTGGATCGCGGCAGGCGAATTGAAGGTGCGAATTGACCAGATCTTTCCGCTGGCGCAGGTGGCAGACGCGCACCGCTATATCGAAGGTCGCAAGACGCTTGGGAAGGTGCTTCTTAGCTTGTAG